A genome region from Hippopotamus amphibius kiboko isolate mHipAmp2 chromosome 1, mHipAmp2.hap2, whole genome shotgun sequence includes the following:
- the ARHGEF2 gene encoding rho guanine nucleotide exchange factor 2 isoform X5, producing MSRIESLTRARIDRSKELASKTREKERMKEAKDARYTNGHLFTTISVSGMTMCYACNKSITAKEALICPTCNVTIHNRCKDTLANCTKVKQKQQKAALLKNNTALQSVSLRSKTTTRERPSSAIYPSDSFRQSLLGSRRGRSSLSLAKSVSTTNIAGHFNDEPPLGLRRILSQSTDSLNMRNRTLSVESLIDEGAEVIYNELMSDFEMDEKDFTADSWSLAVDSSFLQQHKKDVMKQQDVIYELIQTELHHVRTLKIMIRLFRTGMLEELQLEPAVVQGVFPCLDELSDIHTRFLSQLLERRRQALCPGSTRNFVIHRLGDLLISQFSGPSAEQMRKTYSEFCSRHTKALKLYKELYARDKRFQQFIRKVTRSAVLKRHGVQECILLVTQRITKYPVLINRLLQHSHGIEEERQDLTMALGLVKELLSNVDQDVHELEKGARLQEIYNRMDPRAQTPVPGKGPFGREELLRRKLIHDGCLLWKTAAGRFKDVLMLLMTDVLVFLQEKDQKYIFPVLDKPSVVSLQNLIVRDIANQEKGMFLISAAPPEMYEVHTASRDDRSTWIRVIQQSVRVCPSREDFPLIETEDEAYLRRIKMELQQKDRALVELLQEKVGLFAEMTHFQVEEDGSSGMPLPTLPRGLFRSESLESPRGERLLQDAIREVEGLKDLLVGPGVELLLTPREPALPMDSDSGGNTSPGVTANGEARTFNGSIELCRADSDSSQKDRNGNQLRSPQEEALQRLVNLYGLLHGLQAAVAQQDTLMEARFPEGPERREKLTRANSRDGEAGRAGAVPVAPEKQATELALLQRQHALLQEELRRCRRLGEERATEAGSLEARLRESEQARALLEREAEEARRQLAALGHTEPLPAEAPWARRPLDPRRRSLPAGDALYLSFTPPQPSRGHDRLDLPVTIRSVHRPFEDRERQEVGSPDERLQDSSDPDTGSEEEGSSRLSPPHSPRDFTRMQDIPEETESRDGEPIASES from the exons ACCCGGGAAAAGGAGAGGATGAAGGAAGCCAAGGACGCCCGCTATACCAATGGGCACCTCTTCACTACCATCTCCGTTTCGGGCATGACCATGTGCTATGCCTGTAACAAGAGCATCACAGCCAAGGAAGCCCTCATCTGCCCAA cctgcAATGTGACTATCCACAACCGCTGTAAAGACACCCTCGCCAACTGTACCAAGGTCAAGCAGAAG CAACAGAAGGCCGCCCTGCTGAAGAACAACACTGCCTTGCAGTCTGTTTCACTTCGCAGTAAGA CCACCACCCGGGAGCGGCCCAGCTCTGCCATCTACCCCTCCGACAGCTTCCGGCAGTCCCTGCTTGGCTCCCGCCGCGGCCGCTCCTCCCTGTCTTTAGCCAAAAGTGTTTCTACCACCAACATCGCTGG ACACTTCAACGatgagcctcccctggggctgcgCCGGATCCTCTCACAGTCCACAGACTCCCTCAACATGCGGAACCGCACCCTGTCCGTGGAGTCCCTCATCGACGAAG GTGCAGAGGTGATCTACAATGAGCTGATGAGTGACTTTGAGATGGATGAGAAGGACTTTACAGCTGATTCCTGGAGCCTTGCTGTGGATAGCAGCTTCTTGCAGCAGCATAAAAAGGACGTGATGAAGCAGCAGGATGTCATCTACG AGCTGATCCAGACAGAGCTGCACCACGTGCGGACGCTGAAGATCATGATTCGTCTCTTCCGCACGGGGATGCTGGAGGAGCTGCAGCTGGAGCCAGCAGTGGTCCAGGGCGTGTTCCCCTGCCTGGACGAGCTCAGTGACATCCATACACGCTTCCTCAGCCAGCTGTTAGAACGCCGGCGCCAGGCCCTGTGCCCTGGCAGTACCCGGAACTTCGTCATCCACCGCTTGGGTGACCTGCTCATCAGCCAG TTCTCAGGTCCCAGCGCAGAGCAGATGCGGAAGACCTACTCGGAGTTCTGTAGCCGCCACACCAAGGCCTTAAAGCTCTATAAGGAGCTGTATGCCCGAGACAAACGCTTCCAGCAGTTCATCCGG AAAGTGACCCGCTCGGCGGTGCTGAAGCGGCATGGGGTACAGGAATGCATCCTGCTGGTGACTCAGCGCATCACCAAGTACCCCGTGCTCATCAACCGGCTCCTGCAGCATTCCCACG GGATCGAGGAGGAGCGTCAGGACCTGACGATGGCACTGGGGCTGGTGAAGGAGCTGCTGTCCAACGTAGACCAGGATGTGCACGAGCTGGAGAAAGGGGCCCGCCTGCAGGAGATCTACAACCGTATGGACCCTCGGGCCCAGACCCCGGTGCCTGGCAAGGGCCCCTTCGGCCGAGAGGAGCTTCTGCGGCGCAAGCTCATCCACGACGGTTGCTTACTGTGGAAGACGGCGGCGGGGCGCTTCAAAG ATGTACTCATGCTGCTGATGACAGATGTGCTGGTGTTTCTCCAGGAGAAGGACCAGAAGTACATATTTCCTGTCCTG GACAAGCCCTCGGTGGTATCACTGCAGAATCTAATCGTGCGGGACATCGCCAATCAGGAGAAAGGGATGTTTTTGATCAGCGCGGCCCCTCCAGAGATGTATGAGGTCCACACAGCGTCCCGGGATGACCGGAGCACGTGGATCCGAGTCATTCAGCAGAGCGTgcgagt ATGCCCGTCCAGGGAGGACTTCCCCCTGATTGAGACAGAGGACGAGGCTTACCTGCGGCGTATCAAGA TGGAGCTGCAGCAGAAAGACCGCGCACTGGTAGAGCTGCTGCAGGAGAAGGTTGGGCTGTTTGCTGAGATGACCCACTTCCAGGTGGAAGAGGATGGCAGCAGCGGGATGCCGCTACCCACCCTGCCCAGAGGCCTTTTCCGATCCGAGTCCCTCGAGTCCCCTCGTGGCGAGCGGCTGCTGCAGGATGCCATCCGTGAGG TGGAGGGCCTGAAAGACCTGCTGGTGGGGCCTGGAGTGGAGCTGCTCTTGACACCCcgggaaccagccctgcccatgGACTCGGACAGTGGCGGTAACACGAGTCCTGGAGTCACTGCCA ATGGGGAGGCCAGAACCTTCAATGGCTCCATCGAACTCTGCAGAGCCGACTCAGACTCCAGCCAGAAG GATCGAAATGGAAATCAGCTGAGATCTCCCCAGGAG GAAGCATTGCAGCGATTGGTCAATCTCTATGGACTTCTTCATGGCCTACAG GCGGCGGTGGCTCAGCAGGACACGTTGATGGAAGCCCGGTTCCCTGAGGGCCCGGAGCGGCGGGAGAAGCTGACCCGAGCCAACTCCCgggatggggaggctggcagAGCCGGGGCTGTCCCTGTGGCTCCTGAAAAGCAGGCTACGGAACTGGCATTGCTGCAACGGCAACACGcgctgctgcaggaggagctgcgGCGCTGCCGACGGCTTGGCGAAGAGCGGGCGACGGAGGCTGGCAGCCTGGAAGCCCGGCTCCGGGAGAGCGAGCAGGCCCGTGCCCTGCTGGAGCGGGAGGCCGAAGAGGCTCGCAGGCAGCTGGCCGCCTTGGGCCACACAGAACCGCTCCCGGCGGAGGCCCCCTGGGCCCGGCGGCCTCTGGATCCACGGCGGCGGAGCCTTCCTGCAGGCGATGCCCTGTACTTGAGTTTCACCCCCCCACAG CCCAGCCGAGGCCACGACCGCCTGGATTTGCCTGTGACTATTCGCTCCGTCCACCGACCCTTTGAGGATcgagagaggcaggaggtgggcagcCCCGATGAGCGACTGCAAGATAGCAGTGACCCCGATACCGGCAGCGAGGAGGAAGGTAGCAGCCGTCTGTCTCCGCCCCACAGTCCACGAG ACTTCACCCGAATGCAGGACATCCCGGAAGAGACTGAGAGCCGCGACGGGGAGCCTATAGCTTCGGAGAGCTAA